The Rhodanobacter thiooxydans genome window below encodes:
- a CDS encoding ATP-binding protein gives MNNTIRLQADERALFTNLREAFSPASVYGELLQNARRAGATHIDVTFDGQTLSVTDNGHGIADLQQLLLKASSDWDSSVIEEDRPFGMGFLAALYACDSIRVATRTYGSPARGFVAMTEHVLAGDPVVVVPVAHELVGTTITLYGFSVHGASAGIPNDPIAAVARMLNAAVRGFPVPVFFNGTALLRPDAEDDAFVSTSFGKVRLCLADGVGATYVQGLPVELDRQRGRQTVIHLDSSFRARLPDRLHLVDGAGARRRIRAGLTEVAQETLRRLKATMEPRDFLLAHARHCATWGCPELLDDVPFVLGEWFVDWQSRRPGRANSDDDRPVLDGVLSKDEILAKGVVLLPEGDCAVAHAWTAASGYFTWETTGYLSDSHWLTQAAAEDLSDDAFQVDVEGEGRSQLVELTEYLVRCSAVDRIRITRISTGEAHEVDMIVLTDPQDSWRRVIHIVRRESIMGSIRLFSSYVDEFGSWQESEEDDDVAKLEAAHAELVATSPEHLLELRLNRANRLTDQSPRFAGRRFIVSFDEKGALKEIQAAA, from the coding sequence ATGAATAACACCATCCGTCTGCAGGCCGACGAGCGTGCCCTGTTCACAAACCTGCGCGAGGCCTTTTCTCCGGCCAGTGTCTACGGTGAGCTGCTCCAGAACGCGCGGCGCGCTGGTGCAACGCACATCGACGTGACCTTTGACGGTCAGACCCTCAGCGTGACCGATAACGGTCACGGCATCGCAGACCTACAGCAGCTCCTGCTGAAGGCATCGTCCGATTGGGACAGCAGCGTCATCGAGGAAGATCGCCCGTTTGGGATGGGCTTCCTCGCGGCGTTGTACGCCTGCGATTCGATCCGGGTTGCTACTCGAACCTACGGCAGCCCGGCGCGCGGCTTCGTTGCCATGACCGAGCACGTGCTCGCCGGCGATCCCGTGGTCGTGGTTCCCGTTGCGCACGAGCTGGTCGGTACCACCATCACCCTGTACGGCTTCAGCGTGCACGGCGCCTCGGCGGGCATACCGAATGATCCGATCGCCGCGGTTGCCCGCATGCTGAACGCGGCGGTACGCGGCTTTCCCGTTCCGGTGTTCTTCAACGGCACGGCCCTGTTGCGCCCTGACGCCGAGGACGATGCGTTCGTGTCTACGAGCTTCGGCAAGGTGCGCTTGTGCCTGGCCGACGGTGTCGGAGCCACCTACGTGCAGGGTCTGCCTGTCGAGTTGGACCGACAGCGTGGCCGCCAGACGGTGATCCACCTCGACTCCTCGTTCCGCGCACGTTTGCCTGACCGGCTGCATCTGGTTGATGGCGCGGGCGCGAGGCGCCGGATACGAGCGGGCCTCACCGAGGTGGCCCAGGAGACCCTGCGTCGCCTCAAGGCGACCATGGAGCCGCGCGACTTCCTCTTGGCCCACGCCCGCCATTGTGCGACGTGGGGATGTCCAGAGCTGCTCGATGACGTCCCCTTCGTTCTCGGGGAGTGGTTTGTTGACTGGCAGTCCCGGCGTCCGGGTCGGGCCAATTCCGACGATGATCGCCCCGTGCTCGATGGGGTCCTCTCGAAGGATGAGATCCTGGCCAAGGGGGTTGTCCTGCTCCCCGAGGGTGACTGCGCCGTGGCCCACGCTTGGACCGCCGCTAGCGGTTACTTCACGTGGGAGACGACCGGCTACCTCAGCGACTCCCATTGGCTGACGCAAGCGGCCGCAGAAGACCTCAGCGACGACGCCTTCCAAGTCGATGTCGAAGGGGAGGGTCGGTCCCAGCTCGTCGAGCTTACCGAGTACCTCGTTCGCTGTTCCGCAGTCGATCGCATCCGCATCACGCGCATCTCCACTGGTGAAGCGCATGAGGTGGACATGATCGTTCTCACCGATCCGCAGGACTCGTGGCGCAGGGTTATTCACATCGTCCGGCGCGAGAGCATCATGGGATCCATTCGCCTGTTCAGCTCCTACGTGGACGAGTTCGGCAGCTGGCAGGAGAGTGAGGAAGACGACGACGTCGCCAAATTGGAGGCCGCTCACGCGGAACTGGTGGCGACATCGCCCGAGCACCTGCTGGAGCTGCGCCTCAACCGCGCGAACCGGCTCACCGATCAGTCTCCGCGCTTCGCCGGCCGTCGCTTCATCGTGTCGTTCGACGAAAAGGGAGCACTGAAGGAAATCCAAGCCGCTGCCTAA
- a CDS encoding AAA family ATPase — protein sequence MYNPALNTITVDDKLLALQQSEFPDLYEANAVEQRSYKVATSDLAALGLDAYAGNGVYVYTGTERHPHLVPLNPDYQFDNVDLDRLITVCLNREWERLPSAPRRGLLVMGPKGTGKSSYLAQRLARQGIPAARMSWGPNMTSADSVYSRTLVGGDIVVEPGALWQAAEGGYPAIIEEIDLAQPAELAALNDLIDIGRYTIPETGEVIVAKRGFCVFATCNSMFMEDRAGGYAGTRQQNIAVLDRFFKFVMEHASEKAEADFIAKLYPEMDDDVVKGYARFMTMIHRAADPMSGFADGKGTTHRLSLDFGRRNLIDWLDLTASFEYLEKPGFNVPLYALRPVYTAVLTDAEQATVNALFELVFGSK from the coding sequence ATGTATAACCCCGCCCTCAACACCATCACCGTCGACGACAAGCTCCTCGCGCTCCAGCAGTCGGAGTTCCCGGATCTGTACGAGGCCAACGCGGTCGAACAGCGAAGCTACAAGGTCGCAACCAGCGATCTCGCTGCTCTGGGACTGGACGCCTACGCCGGCAACGGCGTGTACGTCTACACCGGAACCGAACGCCACCCGCACCTGGTGCCGCTCAACCCGGACTACCAGTTCGACAACGTCGATCTGGACCGGCTGATCACGGTGTGCTTGAACCGTGAGTGGGAGCGTCTCCCGTCGGCTCCACGCCGCGGCCTGCTCGTCATGGGGCCGAAAGGCACCGGCAAGTCGAGCTACCTCGCACAGCGACTCGCTCGTCAGGGCATCCCGGCAGCACGCATGAGCTGGGGCCCGAACATGACCTCGGCCGACTCGGTCTATTCGCGCACCCTTGTGGGCGGAGACATCGTGGTCGAACCGGGCGCACTGTGGCAGGCAGCTGAAGGTGGCTACCCGGCCATCATCGAGGAGATCGACCTGGCGCAACCGGCCGAGCTGGCGGCGCTTAATGACCTGATCGACATTGGTCGCTACACGATCCCGGAAACGGGTGAAGTGATTGTCGCCAAGCGCGGCTTCTGCGTCTTCGCTACCTGCAACTCCATGTTCATGGAGGACCGGGCAGGGGGCTACGCGGGCACCCGGCAGCAGAACATCGCTGTGCTGGACCGCTTCTTCAAGTTCGTGATGGAACATGCGAGCGAGAAGGCCGAAGCCGACTTCATCGCCAAGCTGTACCCGGAGATGGACGACGATGTGGTCAAAGGCTACGCACGGTTCATGACCATGATCCACCGGGCGGCTGACCCGATGTCGGGTTTCGCGGACGGCAAGGGCACCACCCACCGGCTCTCGCTCGACTTCGGCCGGCGCAACCTGATCGATTGGCTCGATCTGACTGCGTCGTTTGAGTACTTGGAGAAGCCCGGCTTCAACGTGCCGTTGTACGCGCTTCGACCGGTCTACACGGCCGTCCTCACGGACGCCGAGCAGGCCACCGTGAACGCGCTGTTCGAACTCGTCTTCGGGAGCAAGTGA